The Zalophus californianus isolate mZalCal1 chromosome 7, mZalCal1.pri.v2, whole genome shotgun sequence genome includes a region encoding these proteins:
- the LOC118357187 gene encoding rRNA 2'-O-methyltransferase fibrillarin, whose product MKPGFSPRGGGFGGRGGFGDRGGRGGGRGGFGGGRGRGGGFRGRGRGGGGRGGGGFQSGGNRGRGRGGKRGNQSGKNVMVEPHRHEGVFICRGKEDALVTKNLVPGESVYGEKRVSIAEGDDKIEYRAWNPFRSKLAAAILGGVDQIHIKPGAKVLYLGAASGTTVSHVSDIVGADGLVYAVEFSHRSGRDLINLAKKRTNIIPVIEDARHPHKYRMLIAMVDVIFADVAQPDQTRIVALNAHTFLRNGGHFVISIKANCIDSTASAEAVFASEVKKMQQENMKPQEQLTLEPYERDHAVVVGVYRPPPKVKN is encoded by the coding sequence ATGAAGCCAGGTTTCAGCCCCCGTGGGGGCGGCTTCGGTGGCCGAGGGGGCTTTGGTGACCGTGGTGGTCGTGGTGGAGGCCGAGGAGGCTTTGGCGGGGGCAGAGGTCGTGGTGGCGGCTTTAGGGGCCGAGGCCGAGGAGGCGGAGGACGAGGTGGTGGAGGTTTCCAGTCTGGTGGCAACCGGGGTCGTGGTcggggagggaaaagaggaaaccaGTCGGGGAAGAATGTGATGGTGGAACCTCATCGGCATGAAGGTGTCTTCATTTGTCGAGGGAAGGAAGATGCACTTGTCACCAAAAATCTGGTCCCTGGAGAATCGGTTTATGGAGAGAAGAGAGTCTCAATTGCGGAGGGAGACGACAAAATTGAGTACCGTGCCTGGAACCCCTTCCGCTCCAAGCTGGCAGCAGCAATCCTGGGCGGCGTGGACCAGATCCATATCAAGCCAGGGGCCAAGGTGCTCTACCTTGGGGCTGCATCAGGCACCACTGTCTCCCACGTCTCTGACATCGTAGGCGCGGACGGTCTAGTCTATGCAGTTGAGTTCTCCCACCGCTCTGGCCGTGACCTCATTAACTTAGCCAAGAAGAGGACCAACATTATTCCTGTTATTGAAGATGCTCGGCACCCACACAAATACCGCATGCTCATCGCAATGGTGGATGTGATCTTTGCCGATGTGGCCCAGCCAGACCAGACCCGGATCGTAGCCCTGAATGCCCACACTTTCCTTCGTAACGGAGGACACTTTGTGATTTCTATTAAGGCCAACTGCATTGACTCCACGGCCTCTGCTGAGGCTGTGTTTGCCTCTGAAGTGAAGAAGATGCAGCAGGAGAACATGAAGCCCCAGGAGCAGTTGACCTTAGAGCCGTATGAAAGAGACCACGCAGTGGTGGTGGGTGTGTACAGGCCACCTCCCAAGGTGAAGAACTGA